In Yersinia enterocolitica subsp. enterocolitica, one DNA window encodes the following:
- the pyrI gene encoding aspartate carbamoyltransferase regulatory subunit, with protein MTQDYKLQVEAIKCGTVIDHIPAQIGFKLLSLFKLTATDQRITIGLNLPSKRSGRKDLIKIENTFLTEQQANQLAMYAPDATVNRIDNYEVVKKLTLSLPEHIDGVLTCPNSNCISHNEPVDSSFKVKAKQGEIHLKCKYCEKEFDHQVVLQAD; from the coding sequence ATGACTCAGGATTACAAACTACAGGTTGAAGCGATTAAATGCGGCACCGTGATTGACCATATTCCGGCGCAAATCGGGTTCAAATTATTGTCGCTGTTCAAACTGACCGCGACTGACCAGCGTATTACCATTGGCTTGAATTTGCCCTCTAAGCGCTCCGGTCGTAAGGATTTGATTAAAATAGAAAATACCTTTTTAACTGAGCAACAAGCTAACCAATTAGCCATGTATGCGCCAGATGCCACTGTCAACCGCATTGATAATTACGAAGTGGTGAAGAAGCTCACACTCAGCCTACCAGAGCATATCGACGGCGTTCTTACCTGCCCGAATAGCAACTGCATCAGCCACAATGAGCCGGTCGATTCCAGCTTCAAAGTGAAGGCCAAACAAGGTGAGATCCACCTTAAATGCAAATATTGCGAGAAAGAGTTCGACCATCAGGTCGTGCTGCAAGCGGATTAA
- the ridA gene encoding 2-iminobutanoate/2-iminopropanoate deaminase, protein MSRTISTELAPAAIGPYVQGVDLGSMIITSGQIPVDPKTGLVADDISAQARQSLENVKAIVEAAGLKVADIVKTTVFVKDLNDFSTVNATYEAFFTEHNAPFPARSCVEVARLPKDVKIEIEAIAVRR, encoded by the coding sequence ATGTCCCGCACTATCAGCACTGAGCTCGCCCCTGCCGCCATTGGCCCTTATGTTCAGGGTGTCGATCTGGGCAGCATGATCATCACTTCCGGCCAGATCCCGGTTGATCCGAAAACCGGCCTGGTGGCTGATGATATTTCAGCTCAGGCACGCCAATCACTGGAAAATGTGAAAGCTATCGTTGAAGCAGCTGGCCTGAAAGTTGCCGATATCGTGAAAACCACGGTATTCGTGAAAGATCTAAACGATTTCAGTACCGTTAACGCCACTTACGAAGCTTTCTTCACTGAACACAATGCGCCATTCCCTGCGCGCTCTTGTGTGGAAGTTGCCCGTTTGCCAAAAGATGTAAAAATCGAAATCGAAGCTATCGCAGTACGTCGTTAA
- the pyrB gene encoding aspartate carbamoyltransferase — MINPLYHKHIISINDLCREELELVLRTAASLKSHPQPELLKHKVIASCFFEASTRTRLSFETSIHRLGASVVGFSDSSNTSLGKKGETLADTMSVISTYVDAIVMRHPQEGAARLATQFSGNVPVVNAGDGANQHPTQTLLDLFTIQETQGRLDNINIAMVGDLKYGRTVHSLTQALAKFNGNRFFFIAPDALAMPAYILEMLAEKGIEYSLHESIEEVVPELDILYMTRVQKERLDPSEYANVKAQFVLRAADLNGAQDNLKVLHPLPRIDEITTDVDKTPYAYYFQQAGNGIFARQALLALVLNAELAL, encoded by the coding sequence ATGATCAACCCGTTGTATCACAAGCATATCATCTCAATTAACGACTTATGTCGCGAGGAACTGGAACTGGTACTGCGCACCGCCGCCAGTTTGAAAAGCCATCCGCAACCCGAGCTGTTAAAACACAAAGTGATCGCCAGTTGCTTTTTCGAAGCCTCAACCCGCACCCGATTGTCGTTTGAAACCTCGATTCATCGCCTTGGGGCATCCGTTGTCGGTTTTTCTGATAGCAGCAACACCTCGCTGGGTAAGAAAGGTGAGACACTGGCTGATACCATGTCAGTCATCAGTACCTATGTCGATGCCATTGTCATGCGCCATCCACAAGAAGGGGCGGCACGTCTTGCCACCCAGTTCTCAGGCAATGTGCCGGTGGTCAATGCCGGTGATGGTGCCAACCAACATCCAACCCAAACACTGCTCGATTTATTCACTATTCAGGAAACCCAGGGCCGACTGGATAACATCAATATCGCTATGGTCGGTGATCTAAAATATGGCCGCACCGTGCATTCACTGACGCAAGCGCTGGCAAAATTTAACGGCAATCGCTTCTTCTTTATCGCCCCAGATGCATTAGCAATGCCAGCTTATATTCTTGAAATGCTGGCAGAAAAAGGCATCGAATACAGTCTGCACGAAAGTATTGAAGAAGTGGTGCCAGAGCTGGATATTCTCTATATGACCCGCGTGCAAAAAGAACGCCTTGACCCATCAGAATATGCCAACGTCAAAGCACAGTTTGTCCTGCGCGCGGCTGATTTAAATGGCGCACAAGATAATCTCAAAGTGCTACACCCACTGCCGCGTATCGATGAAATCACGACTGATGTTGATAAAACTCCTTACGCTTACTATTTCCAACAAGCAGGTAACGGGATTTTTGCACGTCAGGCGCTGCTGGCATTGGTATTAAACGCAGAATTGGCTCTTTAA
- the npr gene encoding PTS phosphocarrier protein NPr codes for MTVKQTVEIKNKLGMHARPAMKLFELVQSFDAEVMLRNDSGTEAEASSVIALLMLDSAKGRQIEVEATGPDEIQALAAVIELFNSGFDED; via the coding sequence ATGACTGTCAAACAAACCGTTGAGATCAAAAACAAGTTGGGAATGCACGCCAGACCCGCAATGAAATTGTTCGAGCTGGTTCAGAGTTTTGATGCAGAAGTGATGTTACGTAATGACAGTGGTACCGAGGCTGAAGCCAGCAGTGTGATTGCACTGCTGATGCTTGATTCTGCCAAAGGCCGCCAGATTGAGGTTGAAGCTACCGGGCCTGATGAGATTCAGGCTCTGGCGGCGGTGATTGAACTGTTTAATTCGGGATTTGATGAGGATTAA
- the hpf gene encoding ribosome hibernation promoting factor gives MQLNITGHHVEITDALREFVTTKFAKLEQYFDRINQVYVVLSVEKVKQIAEATVHVNGGELHASSEQEDMYAAIDILVDKLARQLNKHKDKLKQH, from the coding sequence ATGCAACTCAATATTACCGGACATCATGTCGAAATAACCGACGCATTACGCGAGTTTGTTACCACTAAATTTGCCAAACTTGAGCAATATTTTGATCGCATTAACCAAGTGTATGTGGTTTTAAGTGTCGAAAAAGTAAAACAAATTGCAGAAGCCACGGTACATGTGAATGGAGGCGAGTTGCACGCAAGTTCAGAGCAGGAAGATATGTACGCCGCAATTGATATTTTGGTTGATAAACTGGCCCGCCAGTTAAACAAACACAAAGATAAATTGAAACAACATTAG
- a CDS encoding IS110-like element ISYen1 family transposase codes for MKVSTLGIDLAKNVFQLHGVGCNGQTVLKKKLTRDKFLPFLMQLEPCLIGMEACASSHHFARVLRQYGHEVKLIPPQYVKPYVKTNKTDAADAEAICEAVARPNMRFVQIKTAEQQAILVLHTERNILIRERTACANSMRAILAEFGIIMPRTLSQLYKKVPEILEEYDNELSPFVRCSVARQLEHLQGVEDQITLIEQELSSWAKTQPACQRVLKVPGVGLMTATYLVASVGNGQQFHSAKQFAAWLGLVPREFSSGGKQRLGRISKRGDRYFRYLLVHGARAVAAVIERHKDNMPWLYRLLSKKAYNVAVVAQANKTARILWSMLVHHTEYRTLSVV; via the coding sequence ATGAAAGTATCTACTCTTGGTATCGACTTGGCAAAAAATGTTTTCCAGCTTCATGGTGTCGGCTGCAACGGTCAAACTGTTCTTAAGAAGAAACTCACCCGCGATAAATTCCTTCCTTTTCTCATGCAACTTGAACCTTGCTTGATTGGCATGGAGGCCTGTGCTTCCAGTCATCATTTTGCGCGTGTTTTACGGCAGTATGGGCATGAGGTTAAACTCATTCCCCCTCAGTATGTGAAACCTTATGTCAAAACGAATAAGACAGATGCCGCTGATGCAGAAGCCATTTGTGAAGCTGTTGCACGGCCTAATATGCGTTTTGTTCAGATTAAAACGGCAGAGCAACAAGCTATTCTGGTGCTGCATACCGAGCGAAATATCCTTATCCGCGAACGCACTGCTTGTGCTAATAGTATGCGGGCCATTTTGGCTGAATTTGGCATTATCATGCCTCGCACATTAAGTCAGCTGTATAAGAAAGTCCCTGAAATACTGGAAGAATATGATAACGAGTTATCACCTTTTGTCCGTTGTAGTGTCGCACGTCAACTTGAACACCTTCAGGGTGTGGAAGATCAAATCACGTTGATCGAACAAGAACTTAGCAGTTGGGCAAAAACACAACCCGCCTGCCAGCGGGTCTTGAAAGTCCCTGGTGTGGGATTGATGACGGCGACCTACCTTGTGGCGTCAGTGGGGAATGGGCAACAATTTCATTCAGCGAAACAGTTTGCCGCCTGGTTGGGATTGGTGCCGAGAGAATTCTCCAGTGGCGGTAAGCAGAGATTGGGCCGAATCAGCAAAAGAGGTGACCGCTATTTCCGTTATCTTCTGGTCCATGGTGCGCGGGCAGTTGCAGCTGTTATTGAGAGACACAAAGACAATATGCCGTGGCTTTACAGGCTGTTGAGTAAAAAGGCCTATAACGTAGCCGTTGTGGCACAGGCCAATAAAACGGCACGTATTTTGTGGTCGATGCTGGTTCATCATACGGAATATCGAACCTTATCCGTGGTTTGA
- the lptC gene encoding LPS export ABC transporter periplasmic protein LptC: MSKTRLWITLSLALIALALIGWNISGFNQQDTQATIDDNEPSSQSQHTVTVVFNPVGQLNYKLVAEEVQNFSAQQLTWFTRPVMTMFDENAVATWTVRADRAKLTDDKMLYLYGHVEVDSLTPDAQLQKIKTDNAQVNLITQDVSSDDEVTLFGVGFTSNGMKMRGNLRDKTAELIEKVKTSYEIQK; this comes from the coding sequence ATGAGTAAAACAAGACTATGGATAACCTTATCCTTAGCACTGATTGCTTTAGCCCTGATTGGCTGGAATATTTCCGGTTTTAATCAACAAGATACACAAGCTACAATTGATGATAATGAACCCTCATCACAAAGCCAGCATACGGTGACAGTGGTTTTTAATCCGGTCGGGCAACTGAATTATAAATTGGTGGCAGAAGAGGTTCAGAACTTCAGCGCACAACAGCTGACCTGGTTTACCAGGCCGGTGATGACGATGTTTGATGAGAATGCTGTCGCCACCTGGACAGTACGAGCAGATCGCGCCAAGCTGACCGATGATAAAATGCTTTATTTGTACGGTCATGTTGAGGTTGATAGCCTAACCCCTGACGCACAGCTACAAAAAATTAAAACTGATAACGCCCAGGTTAATTTGATCACTCAGGATGTATCCTCCGATGATGAAGTTACCCTCTTTGGTGTTGGATTTACATCTAACGGCATGAAAATGCGTGGCAATTTGCGGGATAAAACCGCCGAGCTGATTGAAAAGGTTAAAACCTCTTATGAAATCCAAAAATAA
- the ptsN gene encoding PTS IIA-like nitrogen regulatory protein PtsN codes for MINDPALQLSSVLNIECTKSSVHCSSKKRALEIISELAAKQLNLPSQVVFDAVLTRERMGSTGIGSGIAIPHGKLEEDTLRAVGVFIRLEQPIAFDAIDNQPVDLLFALLVPADQCKTHLHTLSLVAKRLADKTVCRRLRAAQSDDELYQIITELPPETE; via the coding sequence ATGATCAACGATCCAGCATTGCAATTAAGCTCGGTATTAAATATCGAGTGCACCAAAAGCTCCGTACATTGCTCAAGTAAAAAACGGGCTTTGGAAATTATCAGCGAGTTAGCTGCCAAACAGCTTAACCTGCCGTCACAGGTCGTCTTCGATGCTGTGTTAACCCGCGAACGCATGGGCAGTACAGGCATTGGTAGTGGTATCGCGATACCTCATGGCAAGCTGGAGGAAGATACACTGCGTGCTGTAGGTGTATTTATCCGCTTGGAACAACCGATTGCTTTCGATGCTATTGATAACCAACCGGTTGATCTATTATTTGCCTTGTTGGTTCCAGCAGATCAATGTAAAACTCACTTACACACTTTGTCTTTAGTGGCCAAGCGATTAGCTGATAAAACAGTGTGCCGCCGTTTACGAGCAGCGCAAAGTGATGACGAGCTTTATCAAATCATCACTGAATTACCGCCAGAAACAGAATAA
- the kdsD gene encoding arabinose-5-phosphate isomerase KdsD, with protein sequence MSSSDLQPSMDLQPRVDFQQAGKQVLQIEREGLAQLDQYINDDFTQACEAIFNCHGKVVVMGMGKSGHIGCKIAATFASTGTPSFFVHPGEASHGDLGMITPQDIVLAISNSGESNEILALIPVLKRQKIQLICMSNNPESTMGKAADIHLCIKVPQEACPLGLAPTTSTTATLVMGDALAVALLQARGFTQEDFALSHPGGALGRKLLLRISDIMHTGADIPHVSPDASLRDALLEITRKNLGLTVICDDLMMIKGIFTDGDLRRVFDMGIDLNNAKIADVMTSGGIRVRPTMLAVDALNLMESRHITAVLVADGDQLLGVVHMHDMLRAGVV encoded by the coding sequence ATGTCTTCTTCTGATTTACAGCCGAGTATGGATTTACAGCCAAGGGTAGATTTCCAACAGGCGGGTAAACAAGTTCTACAAATTGAGCGCGAAGGGCTGGCACAGCTTGATCAATATATTAACGATGATTTTACCCAAGCTTGCGAGGCAATATTTAACTGCCACGGCAAAGTTGTCGTTATGGGGATGGGTAAATCTGGCCATATCGGCTGCAAAATTGCCGCGACTTTCGCCAGCACCGGCACTCCGTCATTCTTTGTTCATCCCGGCGAGGCCAGTCATGGCGACTTGGGGATGATCACGCCGCAAGATATTGTATTAGCCATCTCCAACTCGGGTGAGTCCAACGAGATTCTGGCTTTGATTCCCGTACTTAAGCGCCAGAAAATTCAGCTTATTTGCATGAGCAACAACCCTGAAAGCACTATGGGTAAAGCCGCTGATATTCACTTGTGTATTAAAGTGCCGCAAGAGGCCTGCCCGCTGGGATTAGCACCGACCACCAGCACCACGGCGACATTAGTGATGGGTGATGCGCTCGCCGTAGCCTTGCTACAGGCACGGGGCTTTACGCAAGAAGACTTTGCGCTCTCCCATCCGGGTGGCGCACTGGGGCGCAAGTTGTTATTACGAATCAGCGATATCATGCATACCGGAGCCGACATTCCTCACGTCAGCCCTGATGCCTCATTACGCGACGCATTACTGGAAATTACTCGGAAAAATCTGGGTTTAACCGTAATCTGTGACGACTTAATGATGATTAAAGGTATCTTTACGGACGGTGATTTGCGCCGGGTATTTGATATGGGTATTGATTTGAATAATGCGAAAATCGCCGATGTGATGACCAGCGGTGGCATTCGAGTTCGTCCCACCATGTTGGCGGTGGATGCACTCAACCTAATGGAGTCGCGTCATATTACTGCGGTGTTAGTCGCCGATGGTGACCAATTGCTGGGTGTGGTGCATATGCACGACATGCTGAGAGCCGGTGTTGTTTAA
- the lptA gene encoding lipopolysaccharide ABC transporter substrate-binding protein LptA: MKSKNKILHFLLASSLLAASLPALALTGDTDQPVLVDSVKQALDMGANTVTFTDNVVIKQGTIEIKADKVVVTRPGGDQSKMVIEGFGNPVTFYQMQDSGKPVKGHGQKLRYEVANDFVVLTGNAYLEQLDSNIKGDRITYLVKKQQMEAFSDKGKRVTTVLLPSQLQDKGPAASGQKKSN; this comes from the coding sequence ATGAAATCCAAAAATAAAATTCTTCATTTTTTGCTTGCCAGCTCACTTTTGGCCGCAAGCCTGCCCGCGTTAGCTTTAACTGGCGATACTGATCAGCCCGTGCTGGTCGACTCGGTCAAACAAGCATTGGATATGGGTGCCAATACCGTCACCTTTACCGACAATGTGGTTATCAAGCAAGGCACCATTGAGATTAAGGCTGATAAAGTCGTGGTGACCCGCCCTGGCGGCGATCAGAGCAAAATGGTCATCGAAGGTTTTGGTAATCCAGTGACTTTCTATCAGATGCAAGATAGCGGCAAACCGGTTAAAGGCCACGGCCAGAAACTGCGTTACGAAGTCGCTAATGATTTTGTCGTCTTGACCGGTAATGCCTATCTGGAGCAGCTTGATAGTAATATCAAAGGTGATCGCATCACGTATCTGGTGAAAAAACAGCAGATGGAAGCCTTCAGTGATAAAGGCAAACGTGTTACCACCGTGCTATTACCGTCTCAATTACAAGATAAAGGGCCAGCAGCTTCAGGCCAAAAGAAGAGTAACTAA
- the kdsC gene encoding 3-deoxy-manno-octulosonate-8-phosphatase KdsC has translation MDSTVYLDTCYGPVASSVMERAANIRLLICDVDGVMSDGLIYMGNQGEELKAFNVRDGYGIRCLITSGIEVAIITGRNAKLLEDRANTLGITHLYQGQSDKLVAYNELLVALKCLPEQVAYIGDDLIDWPVMAQVGLSVAVADAHPLLIPKAHYVTRINGGRGAVRELCDLILLAQGKLEGAKGLSI, from the coding sequence ATGGATAGCACTGTATATCTGGACACATGCTATGGCCCGGTGGCTAGCAGCGTTATGGAACGTGCAGCCAACATTCGCTTATTGATCTGTGATGTTGATGGCGTCATGTCAGATGGCCTGATTTACATGGGCAATCAGGGTGAAGAGCTGAAAGCTTTCAATGTGCGGGATGGCTATGGTATTCGCTGCCTGATAACCTCCGGTATCGAAGTGGCTATTATTACTGGCCGTAATGCCAAATTGCTAGAAGACCGTGCCAACACTTTAGGTATTACCCACCTTTATCAAGGGCAATCTGATAAGCTGGTCGCCTATAACGAGTTATTAGTCGCCTTAAAATGTCTGCCTGAGCAAGTTGCTTATATTGGCGATGACCTGATTGATTGGCCGGTGATGGCACAAGTCGGTTTATCTGTCGCGGTGGCGGATGCCCATCCATTGCTCATTCCCAAGGCGCATTATGTTACACGCATCAATGGCGGCCGCGGTGCAGTACGCGAGTTATGTGATTTGATATTATTGGCCCAAGGTAAACTCGAAGGTGCCAAAGGATTGTCGATATGA
- the rapZ gene encoding RNase adapter RapZ: MVLMIVSGRSGSGKSVALRALEDMGFYCVDNLPVVLLPQLASTLADRNISAAVSIDVRNMPESPEVFEHAMTQLPDSFSPQLLFLDADRNTLIRRYSDTRRLHPLSTKNLSLESAIDEESDLLEPLRSRADLIIDTSEMSVHELAEMLRTRLLGKRERELTMVFESFGFKHGIPIDADYVFDVRFLPNPHWDPKLRPMTGLDKPVISFLDRHTEVHNFIYQTRSYLELWLPMLETNNRSYLTVAIGCTGGKHRSVYVAEQLADYFRARGKNVQSRHRTLEKRK; the protein is encoded by the coding sequence ATGGTGCTGATGATTGTCAGCGGCCGTTCCGGTTCAGGGAAGTCTGTTGCTTTGCGCGCATTGGAAGATATGGGCTTTTATTGCGTCGATAACTTACCCGTGGTTCTGTTGCCGCAATTGGCAAGTACACTTGCCGATAGGAATATCTCCGCTGCAGTGAGCATAGACGTACGCAATATGCCTGAGTCTCCTGAGGTATTTGAGCATGCCATGACCCAACTGCCAGACAGCTTTTCACCGCAGTTGCTATTTTTAGATGCTGACCGCAATACGCTGATTCGTCGCTATAGTGATACCCGTCGTCTGCATCCGCTGTCGACCAAAAACCTGTCATTAGAAAGCGCTATCGATGAAGAGAGCGACCTGCTGGAGCCTTTGCGCTCGCGGGCTGACTTGATTATTGATACCTCTGAAATGTCAGTACATGAATTAGCTGAAATGCTCCGCACCCGCCTATTGGGTAAACGTGAGCGCGAGTTAACCATGGTGTTTGAATCCTTCGGCTTTAAACACGGCATTCCTATTGATGCAGATTATGTCTTCGACGTACGCTTCCTGCCTAACCCGCACTGGGACCCTAAATTACGCCCGATGACAGGTCTGGATAAGCCGGTGATCTCCTTCCTTGATCGCCATACTGAAGTGCATAACTTTATTTATCAGACCCGCAGTTATCTGGAACTGTGGTTGCCGATGCTGGAAACCAATAACCGCAGTTATCTGACGGTCGCTATTGGGTGTACCGGCGGTAAGCACCGCTCAGTCTATGTTGCTGAACAATTGGCCGATTATTTCCGCGCCCGCGGTAAGAATGTCCAATCACGTCATCGTACTCTGGAAAAACGTAAATAA
- the lptB gene encoding LPS export ABC transporter ATP-binding protein: protein MATLIAEKLAKAYKGRKVVEDVSLKVKSGEIVGLLGPNGAGKTTTFYMVVGIVQRDAGRIVIDDEDISLLPLHERALRGIGYLPQEASIFRRLSVFNNLMAVLEIRKDLSSEQRQERADELMEEFHITHLRDSLGQSLSGGERRRVEIARALAANPKFILLDEPFAGVDPISVIDIKKIIEHLRDSGLGVLITDHNVRETLDVCERAYIVSQGHLIAHGTPQEILADEQVKRVYLGEEFRL from the coding sequence ATGGCAACATTAATCGCAGAAAAACTGGCTAAGGCGTATAAAGGCCGTAAAGTAGTCGAAGACGTTAGCCTGAAAGTGAAATCCGGTGAAATTGTCGGTTTGCTTGGGCCGAACGGTGCGGGCAAGACCACCACTTTTTATATGGTTGTCGGCATTGTCCAGCGTGATGCTGGGCGCATTGTGATTGATGACGAAGATATCAGCCTCTTGCCATTGCATGAACGCGCCCTGCGCGGGATTGGCTATTTGCCGCAAGAAGCCTCTATCTTCCGCCGTCTGAGTGTCTTTAACAATTTGATGGCGGTGCTGGAAATCCGGAAAGACCTCTCATCTGAGCAACGTCAGGAGCGGGCTGATGAGTTAATGGAAGAGTTCCATATTACTCATTTACGTGACAGTCTGGGTCAATCGCTTTCCGGCGGTGAACGCCGCCGTGTCGAAATCGCCCGTGCGCTGGCTGCCAATCCCAAATTTATTCTGCTGGATGAGCCGTTTGCCGGGGTTGACCCGATTTCTGTTATTGATATCAAAAAGATAATTGAGCATCTGCGCGACAGTGGCCTCGGTGTACTGATTACCGACCATAATGTGCGTGAGACGCTAGACGTTTGTGAGCGGGCTTATATTGTAAGCCAAGGGCATTTAATCGCTCACGGCACACCACAGGAAATTTTGGCTGACGAACAAGTTAAACGTGTGTATCTGGGTGAGGAGTTCCGCCTTTAA
- the rpoN gene encoding RNA polymerase factor sigma-54: MKQGLQLKFSQQLAMTPQLQQAIRLLQLSTLELQQEIQLALESNPLLEQTDLHEEIEAKETIDSESLDTREALEQKDMPEELPLDATWDEIYTAGTPSGMGNDYSDDELPVYQGETTQTLQDYLMWQVDLTPFSETDAAIATSIVDAVDETGYLTVPLEDILESMGDENVALDEVEAVLKRIQHFDPIGVAARNLRECLLVQLSQYDKDTPYLAEARLVISEYLDLLGNHDFRTMIRLSRLKEDTLKEAIALIQSLDPRPGQSINTGESEYVIPDVLVRKDKGHWTVELNADSIPRLKINQQYAAMGSNTRNDSDGQFIRSNLQEAKWLIKSLESRNETLLKVARCIVEQQVAFFENGPEFMKPMVLADIAQAVDMHESTISRVTTQKFLHSPRGIFELKYFFSSHVNTDSGGEASSTAIRALVKKLVAAENPAKPLSDSKLTTLLCEQGIMVARRTVAKYRESLSIPPSNQRKQLV, encoded by the coding sequence ATGAAGCAAGGTTTGCAACTCAAGTTCAGCCAACAACTGGCAATGACTCCGCAGCTACAGCAGGCTATTCGCCTGTTGCAGCTTTCTACGCTAGAACTCCAGCAGGAGATTCAGTTAGCGCTGGAGAGCAACCCCCTGCTTGAGCAAACTGATCTTCATGAAGAGATAGAGGCAAAAGAAACAATAGACAGTGAATCGCTTGATACCCGCGAAGCACTGGAACAGAAAGATATGCCGGAAGAGTTGCCACTGGATGCTACCTGGGATGAGATTTACACCGCAGGCACGCCGTCGGGTATGGGCAATGATTACAGCGACGATGAACTGCCGGTCTATCAGGGCGAAACCACTCAAACGCTGCAAGACTATTTGATGTGGCAAGTAGACTTGACCCCGTTCTCAGAAACTGATGCCGCCATTGCAACATCGATCGTTGATGCGGTTGATGAAACCGGTTATCTCACTGTGCCACTGGAAGACATTCTGGAAAGCATGGGGGATGAAAACGTCGCATTGGACGAAGTTGAAGCTGTGCTCAAGCGGATACAACACTTTGATCCTATTGGTGTAGCCGCGCGTAACCTGCGCGAGTGCCTATTGGTACAGCTATCGCAATATGACAAAGACACCCCCTATCTCGCTGAAGCACGCCTGGTCATTAGCGAATATCTGGATTTGCTAGGCAACCATGATTTCCGTACGATGATTCGTTTAAGTCGGCTAAAAGAAGATACACTTAAAGAGGCCATTGCCCTGATTCAGTCACTGGATCCGCGCCCAGGTCAGTCTATCAATACCGGGGAATCTGAGTATGTGATTCCAGATGTTCTGGTACGTAAAGACAAAGGGCACTGGACGGTCGAGCTTAATGCCGATAGCATTCCACGCCTGAAAATCAACCAGCAGTACGCAGCGATGGGCAGCAATACCCGTAATGACAGTGACGGGCAGTTCATTCGTAGCAATTTGCAAGAAGCAAAATGGTTGATAAAAAGCCTTGAGAGCCGTAATGAAACGCTATTGAAAGTGGCGCGTTGCATTGTAGAGCAGCAGGTGGCGTTTTTTGAAAATGGGCCTGAATTTATGAAACCCATGGTGCTGGCAGACATTGCCCAAGCCGTGGATATGCATGAGTCGACAATTTCCCGTGTGACCACGCAGAAGTTCCTGCACAGTCCTCGAGGCATTTTCGAACTGAAATATTTCTTCTCCAGTCACGTCAATACAGATAGCGGAGGCGAAGCTTCTTCTACTGCGATTCGTGCACTGGTGAAAAAATTGGTTGCGGCAGAAAATCCTGCCAAACCACTTAGTGACAGTAAACTGACCACACTATTATGTGAACAAGGCATTATGGTGGCTCGGCGAACCGTCGCGAAGTATCGAGAGTCGTTATCCATCCCGCCGTCAAACCAGCGTAAACAGTTGGTTTGA